The following coding sequences are from one Acidobacteriota bacterium window:
- a CDS encoding ATP-grasp domain-containing protein, protein MNDPVNVLILSAGTRNRIVDYFKKELGGRGMVAATDCSPLAPALYAADRSFVVPPVGSGAYLEALLAICRDCGVKCVLSLIDPEQQVLAAHRRDLLETGAVPLVSGAEEVERCMDKYAMYRFLKRHGFSVVRHYVDRETFYRDEEAGVVRYPVMVKPRRGSASLNTGRAVCREDVDLCFRLHADLMIEEFIEGREFGVDAYVDLLSRKPAAIFAKEKLRMRAGETDKSRSVRDEALFDLVGAFLGASGLVGVVDIDLLQSGGEYFITDVNPRFGGGYPHAHECGVNFVRLILNNIAGRENAGAVGEYEEDTFMMKYSEATLLKKTDLIGEAP, encoded by the coding sequence ATGAACGACCCCGTCAACGTCCTGATCCTGAGCGCCGGCACCCGCAACCGGATCGTGGATTATTTCAAAAAAGAGCTGGGAGGCCGCGGCATGGTGGCCGCCACCGACTGCAGCCCCCTGGCGCCCGCCCTCTACGCCGCCGACCGCAGCTTCGTGGTGCCCCCCGTCGGCAGCGGGGCCTACCTGGAGGCCCTCCTGGCGATCTGCAGGGACTGCGGGGTAAAATGCGTCCTGTCGCTCATAGACCCCGAGCAGCAGGTCCTGGCGGCCCACCGGCGGGACCTCCTGGAAACCGGCGCCGTGCCCCTGGTCTCGGGGGCCGAAGAGGTCGAGCGGTGCATGGACAAGTATGCCATGTACCGCTTTTTGAAGCGCCACGGCTTCAGCGTGGTCCGGCACTACGTGGACCGGGAGACGTTCTACCGCGACGAGGAGGCGGGAGTCGTGCGCTACCCGGTGATGGTGAAGCCGCGGCGCGGAAGCGCGAGCCTGAACACGGGCAGGGCCGTATGCCGGGAGGATGTCGACCTCTGCTTCCGCCTCCACGCTGACCTGATGATCGAGGAGTTCATCGAGGGGCGGGAATTCGGGGTGGACGCGTACGTCGACCTGCTGTCGCGCAAGCCGGCGGCGATCTTCGCCAAGGAGAAGCTCAGGATGCGGGCGGGGGAAACGGACAAGTCCCGCTCGGTCCGGGACGAGGCGCTTTTCGACCTGGTCGGCGCTTTCCTCGGCGCGTCCGGTCTCGTGGGCGTCGTCGACATCGACCTCCTGCAATCGGGGGGGGAGTACTTCATCACCGACGTCAATCCCCGCTTCGGGGGCGGCTATCCCCACGCCCACGAGTGCGGCGTCAATTTCGTCAGGTTGATCCTGAACAATATCGCGGGGCGCGAAAACGCCGGCGCGGTGGGAGAGTACGAGGAAGACACCTTCATGATGAAATACAGCGAGGCCACCCTTCTCAAAAAAACCGACCTCATCGGGGAGGCTCCATGA
- a CDS encoding DUF169 domain-containing protein, producing MKPGLKQQFAERWNRYFPGAALPVVFFYTDDPGAAPLHRVTDGRHCFVDELAAVRAGNTLGFDTRSIACPGGKRYLGFSRALMPNFEFFLSCGIEGKLEGERYKKSPELVKEWLAQAPAFAAPARYIVFKRWDALDETDRPAVVVFFAKPDVLSGLFTLANYDEPTNQAVYCPMGAGCSTIVQYPLIEGASDHPRAVLGMFDVSARPGVAPDTLTFSVPIGKFERMVADMDESFLITESWRKIKDRLP from the coding sequence ATGAAACCAGGACTCAAGCAGCAATTCGCCGAGCGCTGGAACCGGTACTTTCCGGGCGCCGCGCTTCCCGTGGTCTTCTTCTACACCGACGACCCGGGGGCGGCCCCGCTCCACCGCGTCACCGACGGTCGCCATTGCTTCGTCGACGAGCTCGCCGCCGTCCGGGCGGGGAACACGCTCGGTTTCGACACCAGGTCGATCGCCTGCCCCGGGGGGAAACGCTACCTCGGGTTCAGCCGGGCGCTGATGCCGAACTTTGAATTCTTCCTGTCGTGCGGGATCGAGGGAAAGCTCGAGGGGGAGCGGTACAAGAAATCGCCCGAACTCGTGAAGGAGTGGCTCGCGCAGGCCCCCGCCTTCGCGGCCCCGGCGAGGTACATCGTCTTCAAGCGATGGGACGCGCTCGATGAGACCGACCGGCCCGCGGTGGTCGTCTTCTTCGCGAAGCCCGACGTGCTTTCCGGGCTGTTCACCCTCGCCAATTACGACGAGCCGACGAACCAGGCCGTCTATTGCCCCATGGGGGCCGGCTGCAGCACCATCGTCCAGTACCCGCTGATCGAAGGCGCCTCCGATCATCCGCGCGCGGTGCTGGGGATGTTCGACGTCTCGGCCCGTCCCGGGGTCGCCCCCGACACCCTGACCTTCTCCGTTCCGATCGGGAAGTTCGAGCGGATGGTCGCGGACATGGACGAGAGCTTCCTGATCACCGAGTCCTGGCGGAAAATCAAAGACCGGCTCCCCTGA
- a CDS encoding WD40 repeat domain-containing protein, whose amino-acid sequence MNPQIPQSGWRLAALSLLLIPLSFFSFSCGEKVFSREMKGIDKGGSAPSTWPPLFVAPEHCDSADLSPDERLLAAHCVRADFPTGPEPRYLETIQLWDFGQKTMLKETELEGAGGGMGADGSSPRHGRVWFSSTGREMVVLAGTMVHILGTQGLKPVRTFRLTAPSSSVRSATKGILEFKPRLLSAEVSPATDRIAVLWNREYSYGRIDVYDLSTGNHFHSWEMPSAGNIHSTNGLAWSPDGAMLALAVPHESPKADILVLDVGSRELRITIASSLVAASVAFISGDRILTVENRDRGLVFNRQPALHVFDIAKGTLVRTLSGRGGGVRYFVHSSGDGKRFLAYTGKSRPVFDYEGLSFVAAPIDHTITVWSSQTWEEIFTTPDIPHASIAKDIRLSRRGTYIMIGGDVYPIGDGPANIAPPR is encoded by the coding sequence ATGAACCCGCAGATTCCGCAGAGCGGCTGGAGGCTGGCCGCACTTTCTCTTCTGCTGATCCCGTTATCTTTCTTTAGTTTTTCCTGTGGAGAAAAAGTCTTTTCCCGGGAGATGAAAGGCATTGACAAAGGAGGCTCTGCGCCGAGCACCTGGCCCCCCCTCTTCGTGGCGCCGGAACATTGTGATTCTGCCGACCTCTCGCCGGACGAACGCCTGCTGGCCGCCCACTGCGTCCGCGCCGACTTCCCCACGGGACCCGAACCGCGATACCTGGAAACGATCCAGCTCTGGGATTTCGGGCAGAAAACAATGCTTAAGGAAACGGAGCTCGAGGGAGCCGGTGGCGGAATGGGGGCCGACGGCTCGTCCCCCCGGCACGGGAGGGTGTGGTTCTCCTCCACCGGCCGCGAAATGGTCGTCCTGGCGGGCACCATGGTACACATTCTCGGGACGCAGGGCCTGAAGCCTGTCAGGACGTTTCGCCTGACCGCGCCCTCTTCGAGCGTGCGCAGCGCCACAAAGGGAATCCTGGAATTCAAACCGCGCCTGCTGTCAGCGGAGGTTTCGCCGGCGACCGACCGGATCGCGGTCCTCTGGAACCGAGAGTATTCCTATGGAAGAATCGACGTGTACGATCTTTCGACAGGCAACCACTTTCACAGCTGGGAAATGCCGTCGGCCGGCAACATCCATTCAACCAACGGACTCGCGTGGAGTCCTGATGGGGCGATGCTTGCCCTGGCCGTCCCGCACGAATCCCCAAAAGCGGACATCCTGGTGCTCGATGTCGGGTCCCGGGAATTGAGGATAACGATCGCTTCCAGCCTGGTTGCGGCAAGCGTGGCCTTCATTTCCGGCGATCGCATCCTGACCGTAGAAAATCGAGACCGAGGTCTGGTCTTCAATCGCCAACCCGCACTTCATGTTTTCGACATCGCAAAAGGCACACTCGTAAGAACGCTATCCGGGAGAGGTGGGGGCGTTCGCTACTTCGTCCACTCTTCCGGCGACGGCAAACGGTTCCTGGCATATACGGGAAAAAGTCGGCCCGTTTTCGATTATGAGGGCCTCTCCTTCGTGGCGGCCCCGATCGACCATACGATCACGGTCTGGAGCAGCCAAACCTGGGAGGAGATCTTCACCACCCCGGACATTCCACACGCCTCCATCGCCAAGGATATCCGCCTGAGCCGCCGGGGCACCTATATCATGATTGGTGGCGACGTCTACCCGATCGGGGACGGGCCGGCAAACATCGCTCCTCCCCGATGA
- a CDS encoding nucleoside deaminase, producing MNGKFLRKAIDLAFEGMRTRQGGPFGAVIVRDGKIIGSGCNRVTSTNDPTAHAEIVAIREACQTAGHFHLPDAVLYASCEPCPMCLAAIYWAGIRTVYYSADRNDAERIGFGDRFIYDELALPPAARSVALEHMELPEARDLFEEWERNGDKVMY from the coding sequence ATGAACGGGAAATTTTTGCGCAAGGCCATCGACCTGGCTTTTGAGGGGATGCGCACGAGACAGGGGGGGCCGTTCGGCGCGGTGATCGTGCGGGACGGGAAAATCATCGGCTCCGGTTGCAACCGGGTGACCTCCACCAACGACCCCACGGCCCACGCCGAAATAGTCGCCATCCGCGAGGCCTGCCAAACCGCCGGCCATTTCCACCTGCCGGACGCCGTCCTCTATGCCAGCTGCGAGCCCTGCCCGATGTGCCTGGCCGCCATCTACTGGGCCGGCATCAGGACCGTCTATTACAGCGCGGACCGAAACGACGCCGAAAGGATCGGGTTCGGAGACCGCTTCATCTACGACGAACTCGCCCTGCCCCCTGCGGCCCGAAGCGTCGCACTGGAGCACATGGAACTGCCCGAGGCCCGGGATCTCTTCGAAGAATGGGAACGCAACGGCGATAAGGTGATGTACTGA
- a CDS encoding GrpB family protein produces the protein MRDIVRHHDPVPGVNPWVHGGPREEKIEVVPYDPGWPALFERLAGDIRAALGGAALALEHVGSTAVPGLEAKPVIDIDLAVEDPDREDAYVPRLEKIGYDLTIREPHWHRHRCFRLDAPRANLHVFAPGCPETVRHLLFRNRLRRYPDERELYARAKRAAGPGARSVEEYNRAKQAVIREIYDRAFRAAGLILGPGDDRV, from the coding sequence GTGAGAGACATCGTCCGCCACCATGACCCCGTACCCGGGGTGAATCCCTGGGTGCACGGCGGACCGCGCGAGGAGAAGATCGAAGTCGTCCCTTACGATCCCGGCTGGCCCGCCCTGTTCGAGCGCCTCGCCGGGGATATCCGGGCCGCGCTCGGCGGGGCCGCGCTCGCCCTAGAGCACGTCGGCTCCACGGCCGTTCCCGGCCTCGAGGCCAAACCCGTCATCGACATCGACCTGGCGGTCGAGGACCCGGACCGGGAGGACGCTTACGTGCCGCGCCTCGAGAAGATCGGCTACGACCTCACCATCCGGGAGCCCCACTGGCACCGGCATCGCTGTTTCCGGCTCGACGCCCCTCGGGCCAACCTCCACGTCTTTGCACCCGGCTGCCCGGAAACGGTGCGCCACCTCCTCTTTCGCAACCGGCTGCGGCGGTACCCGGATGAGCGGGAGCTGTACGCGCGCGCCAAGCGCGCCGCCGGCCCCGGCGCCCGCTCGGTGGAGGAATACAACCGGGCGAAGCAGGCCGTGATCCGGGAGATCTACGACCGCGCCTTCCGCGCGGCCGGGCTGATTTTGGGCCCAGGCGACGATCGCGTATAA
- a CDS encoding PEP-CTERM sorting domain-containing protein, with the protein MKKAWAVAVFASLIFLFPGVASAGTIGTFLMSGSWDYPFHSVANGGGGYANWSLNYSVSFDGSTLDPVNSWTEYEAGEYILGDYEAFCTQVFENIYPTPMEYALYTIDSGQLGDLELDVARYLAAAWIAENYGATQKAEAQLAMWEILEDGADQFNLSEGVFYAQEYDPGTTGMIFHEDAQAIYEAYTLANLSGYVPGASWVLAINSDGQNMIVQNPIPEPSTLLLFGFGLLGLVGARRMMK; encoded by the coding sequence ATGAAAAAGGCATGGGCAGTGGCGGTTTTTGCGTCGTTGATTTTTCTCTTCCCCGGCGTCGCGAGTGCCGGAACCATCGGCACCTTCCTGATGTCGGGATCGTGGGACTACCCGTTTCACAGCGTAGCCAATGGAGGCGGAGGATACGCAAACTGGTCCCTGAACTACAGCGTGTCGTTTGACGGCTCGACGCTGGATCCAGTAAATTCGTGGACCGAGTACGAAGCCGGGGAGTACATCCTTGGCGACTATGAAGCCTTCTGCACCCAGGTGTTTGAAAACATATACCCCACTCCGATGGAGTATGCCCTCTATACCATTGATTCGGGCCAGCTGGGTGATCTGGAGCTTGACGTAGCACGATACCTCGCCGCGGCATGGATCGCCGAAAACTACGGCGCGACCCAGAAAGCGGAGGCGCAGCTTGCCATGTGGGAAATCCTCGAGGACGGCGCCGACCAGTTCAATCTGAGCGAAGGTGTCTTCTACGCGCAGGAATACGATCCAGGCACTACGGGGATGATATTCCACGAAGATGCCCAGGCCATTTATGAGGCCTATACGCTCGCAAACCTTTCGGGCTATGTCCCCGGTGCCTCCTGGGTCCTCGCCATCAATAGCGATGGCCAGAACATGATCGTCCAGAACCCCATCCCCGAGCCTTCCACCCTGCTCCTTTTCGGTTTCGGGCTGCTGGGCCTTGTCGGGGCAAGAAGAATGATGAAGTAG
- a CDS encoding DUF937 domain-containing protein encodes MAVNIVELLKNEFSEEVVGKLVAFIGLDADKIQSGLSAIFPALLGALVNKGSTSQGASEILDMIRKGGYGADTLKGLSSAFSGGEATREMMASGAGLLDGILGTRGPRVLDWIAGAGGLGKEAAASLTRLVAPAVLGLLGKRVQSSNLDATGLGSLLAGQAGFLKDLIPAGLSGALGMTAFAPPEPPEHPEPSVWKWLIPLLILAGILYFAFKSCAPVRDSAEKGAAGIGEAVDRLGRFLMVRLPSGIELNVPEFGVEKKLVDFIEDTARPLDETTWFTFDRLEFETGSATLKPSSAEQLKNIVEILKAYPATRLKIGGYTDNTGDPVSNLELSQRRAENTMQEMIRMGIDPVRLQAEGYGESYPVADNATEEGRQNNRRIDLRVTAK; translated from the coding sequence ATGGCGGTGAACATTGTCGAATTATTGAAGAATGAATTCAGCGAAGAGGTCGTGGGCAAGCTCGTCGCGTTCATCGGTCTCGATGCGGACAAGATCCAATCCGGGTTGAGCGCCATATTCCCCGCGCTCCTGGGGGCACTGGTGAACAAGGGCTCCACCTCCCAGGGGGCTTCCGAGATCCTCGACATGATTCGGAAAGGGGGGTACGGCGCCGACACCCTGAAGGGGTTGTCCTCGGCGTTTTCGGGCGGCGAGGCCACCAGGGAGATGATGGCTTCGGGGGCGGGCCTGCTTGACGGGATCCTGGGCACCCGGGGTCCCAGGGTGCTCGACTGGATCGCGGGAGCCGGGGGGCTGGGCAAGGAGGCGGCCGCTTCGCTCACGCGCCTGGTCGCCCCCGCCGTTCTGGGGCTGCTGGGAAAACGGGTCCAGAGTTCCAACCTCGACGCCACGGGGCTCGGCAGCCTCCTGGCCGGACAGGCGGGATTTTTGAAGGACCTCATCCCCGCAGGACTGAGCGGCGCCCTGGGGATGACGGCTTTCGCCCCGCCGGAGCCGCCCGAGCACCCGGAGCCTTCCGTCTGGAAATGGCTCATCCCCCTCCTCATTCTGGCCGGCATCCTCTATTTCGCGTTCAAGAGCTGCGCCCCCGTTCGGGATTCGGCGGAAAAGGGCGCGGCCGGGATCGGCGAGGCCGTAGACAGACTGGGCAGATTCCTGATGGTCCGGCTCCCCTCCGGGATCGAGCTCAACGTCCCCGAGTTCGGCGTCGAGAAGAAACTGGTCGATTTCATCGAGGACACGGCGAGGCCCCTCGACGAGACGACCTGGTTCACCTTCGACCGGCTGGAATTCGAGACGGGGAGCGCGACACTCAAGCCTTCCTCGGCCGAACAGCTCAAAAACATCGTGGAGATCCTGAAAGCCTACCCGGCGACAAGGCTGAAGATCGGAGGGTACACCGACAATACCGGGGACCCGGTCTCGAACCTCGAACTTTCCCAGCGCCGGGCGGAAAACACCATGCAGGAGATGATCCGGATGGGGATCGACCCGGTGCGGCTGCAGGCTGAAGGGTATGGCGAAAGCTACCCGGTCGCAGACAACGCCACCGAAGAGGGCCGGCAGAACAACCGGAGAATCGACCTGAGAGTCACCGCAAAATAG
- a CDS encoding DUF4332 domain-containing protein — protein sequence MAYKIEQIEGIGPVFALKLTEAGVNTTSSLLESCGSPKDRQALSSRTGISAEQLLKWANHADLMRISGIGRQFAELLEASGVDTVMELKHRVPENLAARMAEVNARKRLCRVSPGAAAVSKWIAQAARLEAAIRY from the coding sequence ATGGCATACAAGATTGAACAGATCGAAGGGATCGGGCCGGTTTTTGCGCTCAAGCTGACCGAGGCGGGGGTGAACACGACGTCGTCCCTGCTGGAGTCGTGCGGGAGCCCGAAGGACCGCCAAGCGCTGAGTTCCAGGACCGGCATCAGTGCCGAGCAGCTGCTGAAGTGGGCCAACCACGCCGACCTGATGCGGATTTCGGGAATAGGGCGCCAGTTTGCCGAGCTCCTGGAGGCGTCCGGCGTGGACACGGTGATGGAGCTGAAACACCGCGTGCCCGAAAACCTCGCCGCCAGGATGGCCGAGGTCAACGCCCGGAAGCGGCTTTGCCGCGTTTCGCCGGGAGCGGCCGCGGTGTCGAAATGGATCGCGCAGGCGGCCCGCCTGGAGGCGGCCATCCGTTATTAG
- a CDS encoding sigma-70 family RNA polymerase sigma factor, producing the protein MSDSSKPEQELLESARRAGEGDYRAFEQLVRRYQKKVIANCRFLTHSPDSAEDLAQEVFVKAYFGLARYEGRSAFSTWLQRIKINHCFNYLKKQRGKTFVDIEDMQTRTPVELVRQPEAERALISAGQRERIVQVLDAMPDSLRIAVILRDMDQMSYEEVAGAMGISLAAVKMRIKRGREEFRRRFRELNGGMDPAFVRHQH; encoded by the coding sequence GTGAGCGATTCGTCAAAGCCCGAGCAGGAGCTGCTGGAGAGCGCGCGCAGGGCCGGCGAGGGGGATTACCGCGCGTTCGAACAGCTGGTGCGCCGCTACCAGAAAAAGGTGATCGCCAATTGCCGCTTCCTGACGCATAGCCCCGACTCCGCCGAGGACCTGGCCCAGGAAGTGTTCGTGAAGGCCTATTTCGGGCTCGCGCGTTACGAGGGGCGTTCGGCTTTCAGCACCTGGCTGCAGCGCATCAAGATCAACCATTGTTTCAACTACCTGAAGAAGCAGCGCGGGAAGACCTTCGTCGATATCGAGGACATGCAAACCCGGACCCCGGTCGAGCTGGTGCGACAGCCGGAAGCGGAGCGGGCCCTGATCTCCGCCGGGCAGCGGGAGCGCATCGTCCAGGTCCTCGACGCGATGCCCGACAGTCTCCGGATCGCCGTGATCCTCCGGGACATGGACCAGATGTCCTACGAGGAGGTGGCCGGGGCGATGGGCATCAGCCTGGCCGCGGTAAAGATGCGGATCAAGCGGGGGCGCGAAGAGTTCCGGCGCAGGTTCCGAGAGTTGAACGGGGGGATGGATCCCGCGTTCGTCCGCCATCAACATTGA
- a CDS encoding mechanosensitive ion channel has protein sequence MKEKLVASFQGLLDTVAGAAPKVLLGILFLFIAVLVAKGIEKLLRMLLVRVRLDTLVQQTGLDRTLRSIGIRQKLDFFIPRLVYYLILCLLAKTLADSLGLTAISEALGAFFSYLPNLIAAFLLLLLGSAVSQFVGTTVRQAAENAGLDFASALGRLVSGLLFFIIAVMAVSQLKVDTEMLRLVTAIVLAAGALAFGISFGLGARDIVRNILAGFYARKFLEVGKPLEIVGQKGTLRAITATHALLDSEERSISVSNSRLLDEISKQ, from the coding sequence GTGAAAGAGAAACTCGTTGCGTCTTTTCAGGGACTGCTCGACACGGTTGCCGGAGCGGCCCCCAAGGTCCTGCTGGGCATTCTGTTCCTCTTCATCGCCGTCCTGGTGGCCAAGGGGATCGAGAAGCTGTTGCGGATGCTGCTCGTGCGGGTCCGGCTGGACACCCTGGTGCAGCAGACGGGGCTCGACAGGACGCTCCGGAGCATCGGGATCCGCCAGAAGCTCGACTTCTTCATCCCCCGCCTGGTGTACTACCTCATCCTCTGCCTCCTGGCCAAGACCCTGGCCGACTCCCTCGGCCTGACGGCGATTTCGGAGGCGCTCGGGGCCTTCTTCTCCTACCTGCCGAACCTGATCGCGGCGTTCCTGCTCCTGTTGCTCGGCAGCGCCGTTTCCCAGTTCGTGGGCACCACCGTGCGCCAGGCGGCGGAGAACGCCGGCCTCGACTTCGCCTCGGCGCTCGGGCGCCTCGTCTCGGGCCTCCTTTTCTTCATCATCGCCGTGATGGCGGTGTCCCAGCTCAAGGTCGACACCGAGATGCTGCGCCTGGTCACGGCCATCGTGCTCGCGGCGGGCGCCCTGGCCTTCGGGATCTCCTTCGGCCTGGGCGCGCGGGACATCGTCCGCAACATCCTCGCGGGCTTCTACGCCCGCAAATTCCTCGAGGTGGGCAAGCCGCTCGAAATCGTCGGCCAGAAGGGGACCCTGCGGGCCATCACCGCCACCCACGCCCTCCTCGATTCGGAGGAGCGGAGCATCAGCGTATCCAACTCCCGCCTGCTGGATGAAATCAGCAAGCAGTAA
- a CDS encoding MFS transporter — protein sequence MTGAVPISESTERPPPYAWTILLVLCVASVASSLNQFKVPPVLPVLIRDFHLSLGNAGMLMSAFSVTGLLLALPAGFILQRLGPKATGLIAVGAVSFGSVLGTFSATVPLMLASRFIEGAGLGLITIVAPAAIALWFPEARRGTPLGIWTTCMPFGNILTLNLAPWLSSLGGWQLVWKVGALFSLAAFVLFWFLFRMPGQQAAGAKPQDRGEGGVLSGYGRAMLNLALWLIALQFVCYNVVCLALGTYFPTFLNSVRGYPLSTAAFIVSLSTITALFSQPLGGWLSDRLGMRRRLIAVSSLLMAPICFSLFLATGWLVPALMITFGLVAGTIVPATFAAVPEVMASRRMAGSGMAVLALGQNLGMFVGPILFGKLADAAGWTGAGFMLVPVCVLAAAAVWLARFR from the coding sequence ATGACGGGCGCCGTCCCCATCTCGGAATCGACTGAAAGGCCCCCCCCCTACGCGTGGACCATCCTCCTGGTGCTGTGCGTCGCCAGCGTGGCATCCTCGCTCAACCAGTTCAAGGTGCCGCCGGTCCTGCCCGTCCTGATCCGGGATTTCCACCTGAGCCTCGGCAACGCCGGCATGCTGATGTCGGCCTTCTCGGTGACCGGCCTGCTCCTGGCCCTGCCGGCAGGCTTCATTTTGCAGCGCCTGGGCCCCAAGGCCACCGGCCTGATCGCGGTGGGCGCCGTCTCCTTCGGCTCGGTCCTCGGGACGTTCAGCGCCACGGTGCCCCTGATGCTGGCCAGCCGCTTCATCGAGGGGGCGGGCCTCGGCCTGATCACCATCGTGGCGCCGGCCGCCATCGCCCTCTGGTTCCCGGAGGCGCGGCGCGGCACCCCCCTGGGGATATGGACGACGTGCATGCCTTTCGGGAACATCCTCACCCTCAACCTGGCGCCCTGGCTCTCTTCGCTCGGCGGCTGGCAGCTGGTGTGGAAGGTCGGCGCGCTCTTTTCCCTGGCCGCCTTCGTCCTCTTCTGGTTCCTTTTCCGCATGCCCGGTCAGCAGGCGGCAGGCGCGAAACCCCAGGACCGCGGGGAGGGCGGCGTCCTGTCGGGCTACGGGAGGGCGATGCTGAACCTCGCCCTCTGGCTGATCGCCCTGCAGTTCGTCTGCTACAACGTGGTCTGCCTGGCGCTCGGCACCTATTTCCCCACCTTCCTCAATTCGGTCCGCGGGTATCCGTTGTCGACGGCCGCCTTCATCGTCAGCCTGAGCACGATCACGGCCCTGTTTTCGCAACCCCTCGGCGGCTGGCTCTCCGACCGGCTGGGGATGCGCCGGCGCCTGATAGCGGTCTCCTCGCTCCTCATGGCCCCGATCTGCTTCTCTCTCTTCCTGGCGACCGGGTGGCTGGTCCCGGCCCTGATGATCACCTTCGGCCTCGTGGCCGGGACCATCGTGCCGGCGACTTTCGCCGCCGTGCCGGAAGTGATGGCGTCGCGCCGGATGGCGGGTTCGGGGATGGCGGTGCTGGCCCTGGGTCAGAACCTGGGGATGTTCGTCGGCCCGATCCTCTTCGGGAAACTGGCGGACGCGGCCGGCTGGACGGGGGCCGGGTTCATGCTGGTCCCGGTGTGCGTCCTCGCCGCCGCCGCCGTCTGGCTGGCAAGATTCCGCTGA